In a single window of the Micromonospora inositola genome:
- a CDS encoding Mov34/MPN/PAD-1 family protein, whose amino-acid sequence MLSIDRSIVDAIVAHARRDHPDEACGVVAGPVGSDTPTRHISMENSARSMTFYEFDSMEQLRVWREMDDRDEEPVVIYHSHTATEAYPSRTDVSFAGEPGAHYLLVSTREPDTEEIRSFRIVDGAVAEEPVRIVDAAVDPHAVQSYMFGQSPATVDYECSGR is encoded by the coding sequence GTGCTGAGCATCGACCGGTCGATCGTCGACGCGATCGTCGCCCACGCGCGCCGCGACCACCCGGACGAGGCGTGCGGCGTGGTCGCCGGTCCCGTCGGCAGCGACACCCCGACCCGGCACATCTCGATGGAGAACTCCGCCCGGTCCATGACGTTCTACGAGTTCGACTCGATGGAGCAGCTGCGGGTCTGGCGGGAGATGGACGACCGCGACGAGGAGCCGGTCGTCATCTACCACTCGCACACCGCGACCGAGGCCTACCCGTCCCGCACGGACGTCTCCTTCGCCGGTGAGCCGGGAGCGCACTACCTGCTCGTCTCGACCCGCGAGCCCGACACCGAGGAGATCCGCTCCTTCCGGATCGTCGACGGCGCGGTGGCCGAGGAGCCGGTCCGGATCGTGGATGCCGCCGTGGACCCGCACGCCGTCCAGTCCTACATGTTCGGGCAGAGCCCGGCGACGGTCGACTACGAGTGTTCCGGCCGCTGA
- a CDS encoding glycosyltransferase: MTGRPAGPALRIVRVANFVTGRSGGLRTALRHLGEGYLAAGHEPVLVVPGERYGDTRRPWGRVVTLPGPVVPGSGGYRLLTDRRRLAAVLTDLGPDRLEVSDRSTLRWTGRWARERGVPSVMVSHESLTGLLGQWRLPAGPARRVADRLNRETARRYDRIVCTTRWAAEEFERLGAPRVELVPLGVDLATFHPDRADPVLRERYADATEVLLVHCARLSVEKRPELAVDALARLCRAGVPAVLVMVGDGPLRAALVRRSAGLPVHFAGFLPDRTALAALLAGADVVLAPGPVETFGLAGLEALACGTPVVANAASALPEVIGPAGLAAYGTPAAIAAAVVRLLERPAADRRAAARRRAEEFGWPAAVAGFLRAHGVEPGHAQSDVSAAS; this comes from the coding sequence ATGACCGGGCGACCGGCCGGCCCGGCGCTGCGGATCGTCCGGGTGGCCAACTTCGTGACCGGCCGCTCCGGCGGCCTCCGCACCGCGCTGCGGCACCTCGGCGAGGGCTACCTGGCCGCGGGCCACGAGCCGGTGCTGGTGGTCCCCGGCGAGCGGTACGGCGACACCCGGCGGCCGTGGGGGCGGGTGGTCACCCTGCCCGGGCCGGTCGTCCCCGGCAGTGGGGGATACCGGCTGCTGACCGACCGGCGGCGGCTGGCGGCGGTCCTGACCGACCTCGGCCCCGACCGACTCGAGGTCTCCGACCGGAGCACCCTGCGCTGGACCGGCCGCTGGGCCCGGGAGCGCGGCGTGCCGTCGGTGATGGTCTCCCACGAGAGCCTGACCGGCCTGCTCGGCCAGTGGCGGCTGCCCGCCGGACCGGCCCGCCGGGTCGCCGACCGGCTGAACCGGGAGACCGCCCGGCGGTACGACCGGATCGTCTGCACCACCCGGTGGGCGGCGGAGGAGTTCGAACGGCTCGGCGCGCCCCGGGTCGAGCTGGTGCCGCTCGGCGTCGACCTCGCCACGTTCCATCCGGACCGCGCCGACCCGGTGCTGCGCGAGCGGTACGCCGACGCCACCGAGGTGCTGCTGGTGCACTGCGCCCGGCTTTCTGTGGAGAAGCGGCCCGAGCTGGCGGTGGACGCGTTGGCCCGGTTGTGCCGGGCGGGCGTACCGGCGGTGCTGGTGATGGTCGGCGACGGGCCGCTGCGGGCCGCGCTGGTGCGGCGGTCGGCGGGCCTGCCGGTGCACTTCGCCGGCTTCCTGCCCGACCGGACCGCGCTGGCGGCGTTGCTGGCCGGCGCGGACGTGGTGCTCGCGCCCGGCCCGGTGGAGACCTTCGGGCTGGCGGGGCTGGAGGCGCTGGCCTGCGGTACGCCGGTGGTGGCCAACGCGGCCAGCGCGCTGCCCGAGGTGATCGGGCCGGCCGGGCTGGCCGCCTACGGCACCCCGGCGGCGATCGCCGCGGCGGTCGTGCGGTTGCTGGAGCGCCCGGCGGCGGACCGGCGGGCGGCGGCCCGCCGGCGGGCCGAGGAGTTCGGCTGGCCCGCGGCGGTCGCGGGTTTCCTCCGGGCGCACGGCGTCGAGCCCGGGCATGCGCAGTCCGACGTCAGCGCCGCCTCCTGA
- a CDS encoding PLP-dependent cysteine synthase family protein: MARYDSLLDACGGTPLVGLPRLSPTVPEGAPPVRLWAKLEDRNPTGSIKDRAALFMVRAAEEAGRLRPGDTILEPTSGNTGISLAMVAKLRGYRLVCVMPENVSTERVQLLRMYGAEIIFSPAAGGSNQAVATAKQISAEHPDWVMLYQYGNEANARAHYETTGPELLHDLPTITHFVAGLGTTGTLMGTGRYLREKVDGIQVVAAEPRYGELVYGLRNIDEGYVPELYDATVLSRRFSVGTRDAVLRTRQLVEVEGIFAGFSTGAILHAALAVAHEAVRDGRRADVAFVVCDGGWKYLSTGAYGGTLADAEDALEGQLWA, translated from the coding sequence ATGGCGCGGTACGACAGCCTGCTCGACGCCTGCGGCGGCACGCCCCTGGTCGGGCTGCCCCGGCTCTCGCCGACGGTGCCCGAGGGGGCGCCGCCGGTGCGGCTCTGGGCGAAGTTGGAGGACCGGAACCCGACCGGCAGCATCAAGGACCGGGCGGCCCTGTTCATGGTGCGCGCGGCCGAGGAGGCCGGCCGGCTCCGCCCGGGTGACACCATCCTGGAGCCGACCAGCGGCAACACCGGCATCTCGCTGGCCATGGTGGCCAAGCTGCGGGGGTACCGGCTGGTCTGCGTGATGCCGGAGAACGTCTCCACCGAGCGGGTCCAGCTGCTCCGGATGTACGGCGCGGAGATCATCTTCTCGCCGGCCGCCGGCGGCTCGAACCAGGCCGTCGCCACCGCGAAGCAGATCTCCGCCGAGCACCCCGACTGGGTGATGCTCTACCAATACGGCAACGAGGCGAACGCCCGGGCGCACTACGAGACGACCGGGCCGGAGCTGCTGCACGACCTGCCCACGATCACCCACTTCGTGGCCGGTCTGGGCACCACCGGAACCCTGATGGGCACCGGGCGCTACCTGCGGGAGAAGGTGGACGGCATCCAGGTCGTCGCCGCCGAGCCCCGCTACGGCGAGCTGGTCTACGGCCTGCGCAACATCGACGAGGGGTACGTCCCGGAGCTGTACGACGCCACCGTGCTGTCGCGCCGCTTCTCGGTGGGCACCCGGGACGCGGTGCTGCGCACCCGTCAGCTCGTCGAGGTGGAGGGCATCTTCGCCGGGTTCTCCACCGGCGCGATCCTGCACGCCGCGCTGGCCGTGGCGCACGAGGCGGTCCGGGACGGCCGCCGGGCCGACGTCGCGTTCGTGGTCTGCGACGGCGGCTGGAAGTACCTGTCGACCGGGGCGTACGGCGGCACCCTCGCGGACGCCGAGGACGCCCTGGAGGGGCAGCTGTGGGCCTGA
- a CDS encoding P-loop NTPase family protein, with protein sequence MKPGPRPAVDVPDDAGESTQRLCHWPLPTRLPVTPAPGPDERLAVVAAGPAGAGRREVLAALLDLPAGVLAVPTGSFLVVNHARVPTRAAYVPGYRQPHAYGADQAAAGPALARPPRRVELSVPDPLLRHFAVLDTPDTGSLGLAGGRVLLDAVGRAGALLFVISADQAFSAVELHLLAEVARAPVEVFFMVTPGLAGWAPVPEGTSTEDAGASVPSPVGPGAPARGRARVPVDPAAVSVAAHRAALLATVPALAGARWYPVRQADHAALRRALVGWAADEGLRRASAQPPVLPGEHGRVAVVPGLDPGDLAERLDRQVRFCAQRIRQHLALELANIHLRVVQEIVFGVGPAGLPQLLDREMEALSLLATAQCDQAARAILDEAAARVFGAPLAEGVRQRIANAVRWGLADHPAARELDRVLLVTSTGGVAGLSGAGAIDALAGFPGAERVEILPPVGVALSGGCWQHWRGPGNDDPNGARSWAQRALREVELELSSEVSRRFEVIRLSLGAVLTDAVDHGILLA encoded by the coding sequence ATGAAGCCGGGTCCGCGCCCCGCGGTCGACGTGCCCGACGACGCGGGTGAGTCGACACAGCGGCTGTGTCACTGGCCGCTGCCCACCCGGCTCCCCGTGACCCCCGCCCCGGGGCCGGACGAGCGGCTGGCCGTGGTCGCCGCCGGCCCGGCCGGTGCGGGGCGCCGCGAGGTGCTCGCCGCCCTGCTCGACCTCCCGGCCGGCGTGCTGGCGGTGCCGACCGGCAGTTTTCTGGTGGTCAACCACGCCCGGGTGCCGACCCGCGCGGCGTACGTGCCGGGCTACCGCCAGCCGCACGCGTACGGGGCCGACCAGGCGGCGGCCGGGCCGGCGCTGGCCCGTCCCCCGCGCCGGGTGGAGCTGAGCGTCCCCGATCCGCTGCTGCGGCACTTCGCCGTGCTCGACACGCCGGACACCGGCTCGCTCGGCTTGGCCGGGGGTCGGGTGTTGCTCGACGCGGTCGGCCGGGCCGGCGCGCTGCTCTTCGTGATCTCGGCCGACCAGGCGTTCAGCGCCGTCGAGCTCCACCTGCTGGCCGAGGTCGCCCGCGCCCCGGTGGAGGTCTTCTTCATGGTCACCCCGGGGCTGGCCGGCTGGGCCCCGGTGCCGGAGGGCACGTCGACGGAGGATGCGGGGGCCTCCGTCCCGTCTCCCGTCGGGCCCGGGGCCCCGGCCCGGGGCCGGGCCCGGGTTCCGGTCGACCCGGCCGCGGTCTCCGTCGCGGCCCACCGCGCCGCCCTGCTCGCCACCGTTCCCGCGCTCGCCGGGGCGCGGTGGTACCCGGTACGGCAGGCCGACCACGCGGCGCTGCGCCGGGCCCTGGTCGGCTGGGCCGCCGACGAGGGGCTGCGCCGCGCCAGCGCGCAGCCGCCCGTGCTGCCGGGCGAGCACGGCCGGGTGGCCGTCGTGCCAGGGCTTGACCCGGGCGACCTCGCCGAGCGGCTGGACCGGCAGGTCCGGTTCTGCGCCCAGCGGATCCGCCAGCACCTCGCCCTGGAGCTGGCCAACATCCACCTGCGGGTGGTGCAGGAGATCGTCTTCGGGGTCGGCCCCGCCGGCCTGCCGCAGCTGCTCGACCGGGAGATGGAGGCCCTGTCGCTGCTCGCCACCGCCCAGTGCGACCAGGCCGCCCGGGCCATCCTCGACGAGGCGGCCGCCCGGGTCTTCGGCGCGCCCCTCGCCGAGGGGGTGCGCCAGCGGATCGCCAACGCCGTGCGCTGGGGCCTCGCCGACCACCCGGCCGCTCGGGAGCTGGACCGGGTCCTCCTGGTCACCAGCACCGGCGGGGTGGCCGGACTGAGCGGCGCGGGCGCCATCGATGCGCTGGCCGGCTTTCCCGGGGCGGAACGCGTCGAGATCCTGCCGCCGGTGGGGGTGGCCCTCTCCGGGGGCTGCTGGCAGCACTGGCGCGGGCCCGGCAACGACGACCCGAACGGTGCGCGCTCCTGGGCGCAGCGGGCGCTGCGTGAGGTCGAGCTGGAGCTCTCCAGCGAGGTGTCCCGCCGCTTCGAGGTGATCCGTCTCTCGTTGGGCGCGGTGCTCACCGATGCTGTCGACCACGGCATCCTGCTCGCCTGA
- a CDS encoding MBL fold metallo-hydrolase, translating into MRLTVLGCAGSFPGPESPCSAYLVEADGFRLLIDFGSGSLSTLQRYVGLHAPDAILLTHLHCDHMLDAVSYVVVRRYAPDGPYPPLPVYAPAGAPDRLAAASDQPDRTVEDVYQFYGLQPGTFPIGPFTVTVERMNHPIETYGVRLEHDGRVLCYSSDTALCDALLRLAQGADLFLCEASYLDGVENPPDLHLTGREAGEVATKAGAGRLLLTHLVAAWGSEAHTLESAAVAYTGPLEVVRPGACYDV; encoded by the coding sequence ATGCGACTGACCGTTCTCGGCTGCGCGGGCAGCTTCCCCGGCCCCGAATCCCCCTGCTCCGCCTACCTGGTGGAGGCGGACGGCTTCCGGCTCCTGATCGACTTCGGCTCGGGATCGCTCTCCACGCTCCAGCGCTACGTCGGGCTGCACGCCCCCGACGCCATCCTCCTCACCCATCTGCACTGCGACCACATGCTCGACGCGGTGTCGTACGTGGTGGTGCGCCGGTACGCCCCCGACGGGCCGTACCCGCCCCTGCCGGTGTACGCGCCCGCCGGCGCGCCGGACCGGCTTGCCGCCGCTTCCGACCAGCCGGACAGAACCGTCGAGGACGTCTACCAGTTCTACGGCCTGCAGCCCGGCACCTTCCCGATCGGCCCGTTCACCGTGACCGTCGAGCGGATGAACCATCCGATCGAGACCTACGGCGTGCGGCTGGAGCACGACGGGCGGGTGCTCTGCTACTCCTCGGACACCGCCCTCTGCGACGCGTTGCTGCGGCTCGCCCAGGGCGCCGACCTCTTCCTCTGCGAGGCCAGCTACCTCGACGGCGTGGAGAACCCGCCGGACCTGCACCTCACCGGCCGGGAGGCCGGCGAGGTGGCGACCAAGGCGGGCGCCGGCCGGCTGCTGCTCACCCACCTGGTGGCGGCCTGGGGCAGCGAGGCCCACACCCTGGAGTCGGCCGCCGTCGCGTACACCGGTCCCCTCGAGGTGGTCCGACCCGGCGCCTGCTACGACGTCTGA
- a CDS encoding DUF2017 domain-containing protein, with amino-acid sequence MFRRQGDRYVADLALDEVRVLRKVASEVVGLLTDGFDHSDPVVGRLFPEVYPDDSASTAEFRRYTEGDLKTAKIDQAGAILAALPDSSGAAGGEVRLDAEAAEAWLRALNDARLAMGVRLEIKDGTDLGEELDDAVAEDPTSSRVFQLSVYAYLGYLQESLLNALID; translated from the coding sequence ATGTTCCGCCGGCAGGGCGACCGGTACGTCGCGGACCTGGCCCTGGACGAGGTCCGGGTGCTGCGCAAGGTCGCCTCCGAAGTGGTGGGGCTGCTCACCGACGGCTTCGACCACAGCGACCCGGTGGTGGGCCGGCTCTTCCCGGAGGTCTACCCGGACGACTCGGCGAGCACCGCCGAGTTCCGGCGGTACACCGAGGGCGACCTGAAGACCGCCAAGATCGACCAGGCCGGCGCCATCCTCGCCGCGCTGCCCGACTCCTCCGGCGCGGCGGGCGGCGAGGTGCGCCTCGACGCCGAGGCGGCCGAGGCGTGGCTGCGCGCGCTCAACGACGCCCGGCTGGCGATGGGCGTCCGCCTGGAGATCAAGGACGGCACCGACCTGGGGGAGGAGCTCGACGACGCGGTCGCCGAGGACCCGACCTCCTCCCGGGTGTTCCAGCTGTCGGTCTACGCGTACCTGGGCTATCTGCAGGAGTCCCTGCTCAACGCCCTGATCGACTGA
- a CDS encoding MoaD family protein — MAIEVRIPTILRSYTGGAKVVEGAGDTLGDLLTDLDSRHAGLKARLVTDAGALHRFVNVYVNDEDVRFLGALDAKLNDGDSVTILPAVAGGAFGFAAAAAIAGHRAAVAAR; from the coding sequence ATGGCCATCGAGGTTCGCATCCCCACCATCCTGCGCAGCTACACCGGCGGCGCGAAGGTCGTCGAGGGCGCCGGGGACACCCTGGGCGACCTGCTCACCGACCTGGACTCCCGGCACGCCGGCCTGAAGGCCCGGCTGGTCACCGACGCCGGCGCGCTGCACCGGTTCGTCAACGTCTACGTCAACGACGAGGACGTCCGCTTCCTCGGCGCGCTCGACGCCAAGCTCAACGACGGCGACAGCGTCACCATCCTGCCGGCCGTGGCCGGTGGCGCGTTCGGCTTCGCCGCAGCCGCCGCGATCGCCGGGCACCGCGCGGCCGTCGCCGCCCGCTGA
- the clpS gene encoding ATP-dependent Clp protease adapter ClpS yields MAAPQVAPVETPDTDEVPVSDRPWVTIVWDDPVNLMTYVTWVFQKLFGYSREKAEQLMLDVHHKGRAVVSSGARERMEHDASQLHAYGLWATVDRS; encoded by the coding sequence ATGGCGGCTCCACAGGTTGCACCGGTCGAGACGCCGGACACCGACGAGGTGCCGGTCTCCGACCGGCCATGGGTGACGATCGTGTGGGACGACCCGGTGAATCTGATGACGTACGTGACCTGGGTCTTCCAGAAGCTTTTCGGGTACAGCCGGGAGAAGGCCGAGCAGTTGATGCTGGACGTGCACCACAAGGGCCGCGCGGTCGTCTCCAGCGGCGCCCGGGAGCGGATGGAGCACGACGCGTCGCAGCTGCACGCGTACGGCCTGTGGGCGACGGTGGACCGGTCGTGA
- a CDS encoding glycosyltransferase family 4 protein — protein sequence MRIAIVTESFPPDVNGVAHSVVRTAEHLVARGHEPLVIAPAPAGARGRAADRLPYPVVRIPSVPIPRYQGFRLGVPSARLAGALLGHEPDVVHLASPFVLGAAGASLATRHGLPTVAVYQTDVASYARAYRVGWGEAAAWRRLREIHNSAQRTLAPSTRAAADLIANGVQRIWLWRRGVDAERFHPARRCDSLRRALAPDGAVLVGYVGRLAPEKRVELLAATTALPGVRVVVAGDGPARRQLERALPAVRFLGVQHGEALARLYASLDVFVHTGPHETFGQTLQEAAASGVPVVAPASGGPVDLVESGVTGLLVPPADGDALAAAVAELVADPARRAAYGLAARAAVGRRTWSAVGDELIGHYRAVQAGAPAAGLPALG from the coding sequence ATGCGGATCGCCATCGTGACCGAGTCGTTCCCGCCGGACGTCAACGGCGTGGCGCACTCCGTCGTCCGGACCGCGGAGCACCTGGTGGCGCGGGGGCACGAGCCGTTGGTCATCGCGCCGGCGCCGGCCGGCGCGCGAGGCCGGGCGGCCGACCGGCTGCCGTACCCGGTGGTGCGCATCCCCAGCGTGCCGATCCCGCGGTACCAGGGCTTCCGGCTCGGCGTGCCCAGCGCCCGGCTGGCCGGCGCGCTGCTCGGCCACGAGCCGGACGTCGTCCACCTGGCCAGCCCGTTCGTCCTCGGCGCGGCCGGCGCCTCCCTGGCCACCCGGCACGGGCTGCCCACCGTCGCCGTGTACCAGACCGACGTCGCCTCCTACGCCCGGGCGTACCGGGTGGGGTGGGGCGAGGCGGCCGCCTGGCGGCGGCTGCGGGAGATCCACAACTCGGCGCAGCGTACGCTCGCGCCCTCCACCCGGGCCGCCGCCGACCTGATCGCCAACGGGGTGCAGCGGATCTGGCTCTGGCGCCGGGGCGTCGACGCCGAACGCTTCCACCCGGCCAGGCGCTGTGATTCGCTGCGGCGGGCGCTGGCACCGGACGGTGCCGTGCTGGTCGGCTACGTGGGACGGCTGGCCCCGGAGAAGCGGGTCGAGCTGCTGGCGGCGACCACTGCGCTGCCCGGTGTGCGGGTCGTGGTGGCCGGCGACGGACCGGCCCGTCGGCAGCTCGAGCGGGCCCTGCCGGCGGTGCGTTTCCTCGGCGTCCAGCACGGCGAGGCGCTGGCCCGGCTCTACGCCAGCCTCGACGTATTCGTGCACACCGGTCCGCACGAGACCTTCGGCCAGACCCTCCAGGAGGCCGCCGCCAGCGGGGTGCCGGTGGTCGCGCCGGCCAGCGGCGGGCCGGTGGACCTGGTCGAGTCCGGGGTGACCGGGCTGCTGGTCCCGCCCGCCGACGGGGACGCGCTGGCCGCCGCCGTGGCGGAGCTCGTCGCCGACCCCGCCCGCCGGGCTGCGTACGGCCTGGCCGCCCGCGCCGCGGTCGGCCGGCGCACCTGGAGCGCGGTGGGCGACGAGCTGATCGGCCACTACCGGGCAGTGCAGGCCGGCGCGCCGGCCGCCGGCCTGCCGGCGCTCGGATGA
- the rph gene encoding ribonuclease PH has product MARPDGRRPDQLRPVTLTRGWSTHPEGSVLVEFGATRVLCTASVTEGVPRWRKGSGLGWVTAEYAMLPRATNTRSDRESVKGRVGGRTHEISRLIGRSLRACIDLKALGENSVVLDCDVLQADGGTRTAAITGAYVALHDAVNWLAERKALAGKPEKVMHRSVAAVSVGIIAGEPRLDLCYEEDVAAEVDMNVVCTGTGDFVEVQGTGEAGVFAREQLDALLDLGVAGCLELADAQRKALTS; this is encoded by the coding sequence ATGGCGCGACCTGACGGGCGGCGGCCCGACCAACTCCGACCGGTGACCCTGACCCGGGGCTGGAGCACCCACCCGGAGGGCTCGGTCCTCGTGGAGTTCGGCGCGACGCGGGTGCTCTGCACCGCGAGCGTCACCGAGGGGGTGCCCCGTTGGCGCAAGGGTTCCGGCCTCGGCTGGGTGACCGCGGAGTACGCGATGCTGCCCCGGGCCACCAACACCCGGTCGGACCGGGAGAGCGTCAAGGGGCGCGTCGGCGGGCGTACCCATGAGATCTCCCGGCTGATCGGCCGGAGCCTGCGGGCCTGCATCGACCTCAAGGCGCTCGGCGAGAACTCGGTCGTGCTGGACTGCGACGTGCTCCAGGCCGACGGCGGCACCCGGACCGCCGCGATCACCGGGGCGTACGTGGCGCTGCACGACGCGGTGAACTGGCTGGCCGAGCGCAAGGCCCTCGCCGGGAAGCCGGAGAAGGTGATGCACCGGTCGGTGGCCGCGGTCAGCGTGGGCATCATCGCCGGCGAGCCGCGGCTGGACCTCTGCTACGAAGAGGACGTGGCCGCCGAGGTCGACATGAACGTGGTCTGCACCGGCACCGGCGACTTCGTCGAGGTGCAGGGCACGGGCGAGGCCGGGGTCTTCGCCCGCGAGCAGCTCGACGCCCTGCTCGACCTGGGCGTGGCGGGCTGCCTGGAGCTGGCCGACGCACAGCGGAAGGCGCTCACCTCATGA
- a CDS encoding helix-turn-helix transcriptional regulator: MSRWDFVGRTDELDRLLSAVGPEGRGLLFSGSAGVGKSRLLREGVAALPTDRYAIWSVSASATTAALPFGGLVQVLPADQPQGLSPAGILRWAVDVLQEQAAGRPIVLAIDDAHLLDPPSAALVHLIARAENATVLGTLRNGEQIPLPIRALWTDDLVDLVELGPLGSAETTGLLAAVLDGPVDAGSAERLFRLSAGNPLLLRELVLAAAGGGELTRTYGIWKWTGRLELAPTLTDLIDTRVGQLTPGVRSVVELVAFGEPLGLQLLERAVEPTDVETAEERGLISLVLDDRRLDVRLAHPLYGEVMRRQCPVSRTRRLQATLADLLEQVGTRRRDDLLRVAVWRLDSGTAQDPALLLDAAAQAFGRYDVPLATRLARAALEADGGFDAAELLATILMFADRPDEAIEVLDSVAGDVRSDRRRSRWLTVRGMVSYWGLSRESTVEEIGARGAELTDLADLARVRAFEAIMRLHRMDTGVARRLAQSVLDRPAAPVAARELARCTIAHLQAAQGQFRRSATAIARVQAEAARWRGDMPYLQLAMELARGTRLALSGDLAGIDAIVADEFADLAGAGDFRLGTGYLAILQAYAARLRGQSDEALKTSLGACAVLATSRVYAGLAHAERAQAAALRGDPAHAAEAMAEADRTHAPGMAVLYPWLEQARGAVLAASGDLPGATKHLGQLADRLRADGLTGHEMLVLLDLVRLDQAAVPVGPTCTDGGRRTVAQRLAELSEQVDGVLPPLLARYARAAVADSPTDLLAVADDLAGLGLTVHAAEAVALALHRLRQSRSAATGPARERLAALLSRCDQVSTPALRLLRPALTEREWEVARLAAAGVTSRAIAERLYLSSRTVENHLQRVYSKLGVAGRAELKAALRSTPGHDGTDPA, from the coding sequence ATGAGTCGGTGGGACTTCGTCGGCCGCACGGATGAGCTCGACCGTCTGTTGTCGGCGGTCGGCCCCGAGGGGCGTGGACTGCTCTTCAGCGGCAGCGCGGGGGTCGGCAAGAGCCGGCTGCTGCGGGAAGGGGTCGCCGCCCTGCCCACCGACCGGTACGCGATCTGGTCGGTCTCGGCCAGCGCCACCACCGCCGCGCTGCCCTTCGGCGGGCTGGTCCAGGTGCTCCCGGCCGACCAGCCCCAGGGCCTCTCCCCCGCCGGCATCCTGCGCTGGGCGGTGGACGTGCTGCAGGAGCAGGCGGCCGGACGACCCATCGTGCTGGCGATCGACGACGCCCACCTGCTCGACCCACCCTCGGCGGCGCTGGTGCACCTGATCGCCCGGGCCGAGAACGCCACCGTGCTCGGGACGCTGCGCAACGGCGAGCAGATCCCGCTGCCGATCCGTGCCCTCTGGACCGATGATCTGGTCGACCTCGTCGAGCTGGGCCCGCTGGGCTCCGCCGAGACCACCGGGCTGCTCGCCGCGGTCCTCGACGGCCCGGTCGACGCCGGGTCGGCCGAGCGGCTGTTCCGGCTCTCCGCGGGCAATCCCCTGCTGCTGCGCGAACTGGTGCTGGCCGCCGCCGGTGGCGGCGAGCTGACCCGCACGTACGGCATCTGGAAGTGGACCGGCCGGCTGGAGCTGGCGCCGACCCTGACCGATCTGATCGACACCCGGGTCGGCCAGCTCACCCCCGGCGTCCGCTCGGTGGTCGAGCTGGTCGCCTTCGGTGAGCCGCTCGGCCTGCAACTGCTGGAGCGGGCGGTGGAGCCGACCGATGTGGAGACCGCCGAGGAGCGCGGCCTGATCAGTCTGGTGCTGGACGATCGGCGGCTGGACGTGCGGCTGGCGCACCCGCTCTACGGCGAGGTGATGCGCCGGCAGTGCCCGGTGAGCCGGACCCGCCGACTCCAGGCGACCCTGGCCGACCTGCTGGAACAGGTCGGCACACGGCGCCGCGACGACCTGCTCCGGGTGGCGGTGTGGCGGCTGGACTCGGGCACCGCGCAGGACCCGGCCCTGCTGCTCGACGCGGCCGCCCAGGCCTTCGGCCGGTACGACGTGCCGTTGGCGACCCGGCTGGCCCGGGCCGCGCTGGAGGCCGACGGCGGGTTCGACGCCGCCGAGCTGCTCGCCACCATCCTGATGTTCGCCGACCGGCCGGACGAGGCGATCGAGGTGCTCGACTCGGTCGCCGGGGACGTCCGCTCCGACCGGCGGCGCAGCCGCTGGCTGACCGTGCGCGGCATGGTCAGCTACTGGGGGCTGAGCCGGGAGTCCACGGTGGAGGAGATCGGCGCCCGCGGCGCCGAGCTGACCGACCTGGCCGATCTGGCCCGGGTCCGCGCCTTCGAAGCGATCATGCGGCTGCACCGGATGGACACCGGCGTCGCGCGACGGCTGGCCCAGTCCGTGCTGGACCGCCCGGCCGCCCCGGTGGCCGCCCGGGAGCTGGCCCGGTGCACTATCGCCCACCTCCAGGCCGCCCAGGGCCAGTTCCGGCGCAGCGCCACCGCGATCGCCCGGGTGCAGGCCGAGGCGGCGCGCTGGCGGGGCGACATGCCGTACCTCCAGCTCGCCATGGAGCTGGCCCGGGGCACCCGGCTCGCGCTCTCCGGGGACCTGGCAGGCATCGACGCGATCGTGGCGGACGAGTTCGCCGACCTCGCGGGCGCCGGCGACTTCCGGCTCGGCACCGGCTACCTGGCCATTCTCCAGGCGTACGCGGCACGGCTGCGCGGGCAGAGCGACGAGGCGTTGAAGACCAGCCTCGGCGCCTGCGCGGTGCTCGCCACCAGCCGGGTGTACGCCGGGCTGGCGCACGCCGAGCGCGCCCAGGCGGCGGCCCTGCGCGGCGACCCGGCACACGCCGCGGAGGCGATGGCCGAGGCGGACCGGACCCACGCCCCCGGGATGGCGGTGCTCTACCCCTGGCTGGAGCAGGCCCGTGGCGCGGTGCTCGCCGCGAGCGGCGACCTGCCCGGCGCGACCAAGCACCTGGGCCAGCTCGCCGACCGGCTCCGCGCGGACGGGCTCACCGGTCACGAGATGCTGGTTCTGCTCGACCTGGTCCGGCTGGACCAGGCCGCCGTCCCGGTCGGCCCGACCTGCACCGACGGCGGCCGGCGTACGGTGGCGCAACGCCTGGCCGAGCTTTCCGAGCAGGTCGACGGGGTGCTGCCGCCGCTGCTCGCCCGGTACGCCCGCGCCGCCGTGGCGGACTCCCCCACCGACCTGCTCGCCGTCGCCGACGACCTGGCGGGGCTCGGCCTGACCGTGCACGCCGCCGAGGCGGTCGCGCTGGCGCTGCACCGGCTGCGGCAGAGCCGCTCCGCCGCCACCGGTCCGGCGCGGGAGCGACTCGCCGCCCTGCTGAGCCGCTGTGACCAGGTCTCCACGCCGGCGCTGCGACTGCTTCGCCCGGCGTTGACCGAACGGGAGTGGGAGGTGGCGCGCCTCGCCGCCGCCGGGGTGACCAGCCGGGCCATCGCGGAGCGGCTCTACCTGTCCAGCCGGACGGTGGAGAACCACCTCCAGCGCGTCTACAGCAAGCTCGGCGTGGCCGGGCGGGCCGAGCTGAAGGCCGCCCTCCGGTCGACGCCGGGCCACGACGGCACGGATCCCGCCTGA